One genomic segment of Nitrospinaceae bacterium includes these proteins:
- a CDS encoding helix-turn-helix transcriptional regulator → MAKKKGYGQFCPVAKASEIVAERWTPLVLRELLCGSHRFNDLRRGVPLMSPSLLSQRLKELEWAGIVERRSSPDIRGGEYLLTEAGESLRPIIEMLGYWGDRFARSEMKGDDLDPGLLMWDVRRGIKTEHLPSKRVVIFFQISGVPKNKKYWWFVKDGDEIDLCLKDPGHDIDLNVIADNQTMTRVWMGTLEIKEALISGKLKLEGSSELRKSFPRWIGLSFFAQPSK, encoded by the coding sequence ATGGCTAAAAAGAAGGGGTACGGACAATTTTGCCCTGTGGCAAAAGCATCCGAAATTGTTGCTGAGCGGTGGACACCCTTGGTGTTACGTGAACTACTGTGCGGAAGCCACCGCTTCAATGATCTCCGCCGAGGCGTCCCCCTGATGTCCCCCTCGCTTTTGTCGCAACGCTTAAAGGAACTCGAATGGGCCGGCATTGTCGAGCGACGCTCCTCCCCGGACATTCGAGGCGGAGAATACCTTCTTACTGAAGCAGGTGAATCACTTCGTCCCATCATTGAAATGTTGGGTTATTGGGGAGACCGTTTTGCACGCAGTGAAATGAAAGGGGACGATCTCGATCCTGGTCTTTTGATGTGGGACGTTCGCAGAGGCATCAAGACAGAGCATCTGCCTTCCAAGCGCGTCGTAATCTTTTTTCAGATCTCTGGCGTGCCCAAGAACAAGAAATATTGGTGGTTTGTTAAAGATGGGGACGAAATCGATTTATGCTTAAAAGATCCTGGCCACGATATCGATTTGAACGTAATTGCAGACAATCAAACGATGACACGCGTATGGATGGGAACGCTCGAAATCAAAGAGGCTTTGATATCAGGAAAATTAAAACTCGAAGGCTCATCCGAACTTCGAAAAAGTTTCCCTCGATGGATAGGCCTGAGTTTTTTCGCCCAACCCTCCAAGTAA